The following coding sequences lie in one Enterococcus sp. 9E7_DIV0242 genomic window:
- a CDS encoding sigma-54-dependent transcriptional regulator, whose amino-acid sequence MKRIEKIYLYVKEKTEKMSASELSMGFGVTTTELSEALDIQRTNASKDLNQLVREGLLEKLDGRPVRYVDKSVRQYQPLRGHVKSYRESEQRETTSKTVWSVSDSDHSKSNLPLDDIFQQMIGAAGSMKTPVEQAKAAILYPPKGLNCLIVGPTGSGKTYFAHAMFQFAQRNNIVHDQKELIVFNCADYAHNPELLMSHLFGYVEGAFTGATATKNGLIHEADGGILFLDEVHRLPPEGQEMIFYFMDHGTYSRLGETTKTNHADVRIICATTENPASALLNTFVRRIPIIIQLPHFNNRPAKEKVELVKIMVAIEANRIQRKITLTEDVVKALIGSVTYGNVGQLKSNVQLVTARGFLTHIDQPEMVIAMSELTDGIKDGMLQLANNRDELAELSQYLEPKMVVLPNESLVTVQSDSYELPYNLYEIIGDKAALLKADGLDQEVINNFITTDINVHLKSFYRNHGFTFDTEKKLAEIMDQQIIDITRKIFSFSKAKLGYDFQSNFIYAMSLHISSFLKRIQIGDKRQHDLNENLRNMVLDYPKEFETAQEIKEMIEEAYQLSIPESETYYIAVLLISLRENKSAGRIGIVVAAHGKSTATSMVEVVEKLLNVDNLKAVDMPLEMKPQEALTEIIQAVKVVDEGSGVILLVDMGSLGTFSDEIIRQTGIDVRTVDMVTTPIVLETARKTTLLDTHLNDLYDSLKNFHGYAGMNTLNNRELGLPPIKKKMILAICASGEGTAQRMKELIEGYLTPQTEQHLTVVPCSILDVSKRLEKLNQQYHIVATTGITDPKINVPFIPMETFFSGEAAEVIDHLVYDDELAIHDMSIDEETAKRICVDYMEQSFTFINAQKVLPLLWQFVDTVQTKLNLVESYTFYINMIMHMAGVLERALRQDPLNVEVALLEEMKQDTFYREILKAVLVLNEAFKLKIAESEIYYMVHMVHNSQKDIQKNTDDLFD is encoded by the coding sequence ATGAAAAGAATTGAAAAAATCTACTTATATGTAAAAGAAAAAACGGAAAAGATGTCGGCATCAGAACTATCTATGGGGTTTGGGGTCACAACGACTGAGCTGTCAGAGGCACTGGATATTCAGCGAACAAATGCCAGTAAGGACTTGAATCAGCTTGTTCGAGAAGGTCTTCTTGAAAAGCTAGATGGTCGACCAGTAAGGTATGTGGATAAATCTGTTAGGCAGTATCAACCACTCAGAGGGCATGTAAAAAGCTATCGAGAGAGCGAGCAGAGGGAGACTACCTCGAAAACAGTTTGGTCTGTGAGTGATTCAGATCATAGTAAAAGCAATTTACCGTTGGATGATATTTTTCAACAAATGATCGGTGCTGCCGGAAGTATGAAAACACCAGTTGAGCAAGCGAAGGCAGCCATCTTGTATCCGCCGAAGGGGTTAAATTGTTTGATTGTTGGTCCTACAGGATCAGGAAAGACATACTTTGCTCATGCGATGTTTCAGTTTGCTCAAAGAAACAATATCGTTCATGATCAGAAAGAACTGATTGTCTTTAATTGTGCAGACTATGCCCACAATCCGGAGCTGCTGATGTCACATTTATTTGGGTATGTTGAGGGAGCCTTTACGGGAGCAACTGCAACAAAAAATGGCCTTATTCATGAAGCAGACGGCGGTATTCTATTTTTGGATGAAGTTCATCGTCTACCACCTGAAGGCCAGGAAATGATTTTCTATTTTATGGATCACGGGACATATTCTCGTTTAGGTGAGACGACCAAGACCAATCATGCAGATGTTCGAATCATTTGTGCGACGACTGAAAATCCGGCTTCTGCGTTGCTGAATACATTTGTCCGAAGAATTCCGATCATCATTCAGCTGCCCCATTTTAATAATCGGCCGGCGAAGGAAAAGGTTGAGCTGGTCAAAATCATGGTTGCGATAGAAGCCAATCGAATCCAACGAAAAATCACCTTAACAGAAGATGTGGTCAAGGCATTGATCGGAAGTGTCACCTATGGCAATGTTGGACAGTTGAAGTCCAACGTCCAGTTAGTTACTGCCAGAGGTTTTTTGACGCATATCGATCAGCCGGAGATGGTCATAGCGATGTCTGAGTTGACTGACGGAATCAAAGATGGCATGCTGCAGCTGGCAAATAATCGTGATGAGCTGGCGGAGCTTTCGCAATATTTAGAGCCTAAGATGGTTGTGTTACCCAATGAATCATTAGTGACTGTTCAGTCGGATTCTTATGAGCTTCCGTATAATTTATACGAGATCATCGGTGATAAAGCTGCCTTGCTTAAAGCAGATGGGTTGGATCAGGAAGTGATCAACAACTTCATTACAACAGATATCAATGTTCATCTAAAGTCGTTTTATCGAAACCATGGCTTTACGTTTGATACAGAAAAGAAACTGGCAGAAATCATGGATCAGCAAATTATTGATATCACCAGAAAAATTTTCAGCTTCTCCAAAGCAAAGCTAGGCTATGATTTTCAGTCCAACTTTATTTATGCAATGAGTTTGCATATCAGCTCCTTCTTGAAACGTATTCAGATTGGTGATAAAAGACAGCATGACTTAAATGAAAATTTAAGAAATATGGTTTTGGATTATCCGAAGGAGTTTGAAACAGCACAGGAGATCAAGGAAATGATCGAAGAGGCTTATCAGCTGTCTATTCCAGAATCAGAGACGTATTATATTGCCGTTTTACTGATTTCATTAAGAGAGAATAAAAGTGCCGGCAGAATTGGTATTGTAGTTGCCGCTCATGGGAAAAGTACAGCCACAAGTATGGTCGAGGTTGTGGAAAAGCTACTGAATGTCGATAATCTGAAAGCTGTTGATATGCCGCTTGAAATGAAGCCGCAGGAAGCTTTGACAGAGATCATTCAAGCTGTTAAGGTCGTGGATGAAGGAAGTGGTGTGATCTTACTTGTCGATATGGGTTCACTTGGGACCTTTTCAGATGAAATCATTCGACAGACAGGTATTGATGTACGAACAGTTGATATGGTCACAACACCAATTGTATTGGAGACGGCCAGAAAAACAACTCTTTTGGATACACATTTAAATGATCTCTATGATTCTTTGAAGAACTTCCATGGCTATGCAGGGATGAATACACTGAACAATAGAGAATTAGGCTTGCCGCCAATCAAGAAAAAGATGATTTTGGCAATCTGCGCATCGGGTGAGGGGACTGCCCAACGCATGAAAGAACTGATTGAAGGCTATTTGACACCGCAGACCGAGCAGCATCTTACGGTTGTTCCTTGCTCGATTTTGGATGTAAGTAAGCGGTTGGAGAAGTTAAATCAGCAGTATCATATTGTCGCAACGACCGGAATCACTGATCCTAAAATCAATGTGCCGTTTATTCCGATGGAGACCTTCTTTTCCGGAGAAGCGGCAGAAGTGATCGACCACCTTGTGTATGATGATGAGCTGGCGATTCATGACATGAGTATTGATGAAGAGACAGCCAAAAGAATTTGTGTTGATTACATGGAACAAAGCTTTACCTTTATCAATGCACAAAAAGTTTTACCGTTGTTATGGCAGTTTGTAGACACAGTCCAGACAAAGCTGAATTTGGTAGAATCCTATACCTTCTATATAAACATGATCATGCACATGGCTGGTGTACTGGAAAGAGCCTTGCGACAAGATCCTTTGAACGTGGAAGTGGCGTTGTTAGAAGAAATGAAGCAAGATACCTTTTATAGAGAAATTTTGAAGGCTGTATTAGTCTTAAATGAAGCATTCAAATTGAAGATTGCAGAATCTGAAATTTATTACATGGTACACATGGTTCATAATTCACAAAAAGATATACAGAAAAATACAGATGATTTATTCGATTGA
- a CDS encoding mannose/fructose/sorbose PTS transporter subunit IIB, translating to MDIRLARIDDRLIHGQVATVWTKSMNINRILVVSDTVAQDMLRKKLLIQAAPPGVKVNVITVDKMIQVYPDERFDSSFRVMLLFTNPEDVERVVRNGVQLETVNIGGMSFTQGKKMITNAVAVDARDIEAFKYLDSLGITLEIRKVVADSKVQLMEQLKKEQML from the coding sequence ATGGATATTCGTCTAGCAAGAATCGATGATCGACTGATTCATGGTCAGGTCGCTACGGTATGGACTAAGAGCATGAATATCAATCGTATTTTGGTGGTCAGCGATACAGTGGCACAGGATATGCTGCGAAAAAAATTATTGATTCAAGCTGCGCCGCCAGGAGTCAAAGTGAACGTCATCACAGTGGATAAAATGATTCAGGTTTATCCGGATGAACGCTTTGACAGCAGTTTTAGAGTGATGTTGCTCTTCACAAATCCTGAGGATGTCGAGCGCGTCGTAAGAAATGGCGTTCAACTGGAAACAGTGAATATTGGCGGGATGAGCTTCACCCAAGGAAAAAAGATGATCACAAACGCTGTAGCAGTGGATGCACGAGATATTGAAGCATTCAAGTATCTGGATTCTCTGGGAATCACTTTGGAAATAAGAAAAGTTGTTGCGGATAGTAAAGTGCAATTGATGGAGCAGTTGAAGAAGGAACAAATGCTGTGA